The Panacibacter microcysteis genome includes a window with the following:
- a CDS encoding SUMF1/EgtB/PvdO family nonheme iron enzyme, giving the protein MYKIVRNSLFIAAVLGFTSCKNGSIFKKKPEKSDVTGWNYNDKNQGGYYVFKAKDVKTGPGLVFVQGGTFTMGASQEDVMGDWNNVPRRVTVNSFFIDKTEVANVHYREYLHWLNNVFSDPQYEGVLRAAYPDTLVWRSELAYNEPYVEFYFRHPSYNYYPVVGVTWKQAHDFCIWRTDRVNENELVNSGYQNKNVIKQEMNGGGQDNFNTKSYLLGEYEGIPGKPKKNPLLDAQGRPRTKVQFEDGIMFPDYRLPTEAEWEYAALGIINENPKPRKSEKKRGEELVANRQIYAWKNEGYDNLRYTKRGSWQGAFLANFKRGNGDYMGTPGGLNDRSAIPAPVSSFFPNGFGLYNMSGNVSEWVADVYRPQTGQEADDMNPFRGNVFTKVDMSGGEGNLRDSLGRIKYVAEDDSTLAQRRNYQHSYAVNYLDGDSLSKVYYGYGVTTLVSDKSRVIKGGSWLDMPYWLSPGTRRFVEEDQSSSGLGFRCAMSHFGPTEGTSSKLENGNFFPKKRQKR; this is encoded by the coding sequence ATGTATAAAATAGTTAGAAACAGCTTATTTATTGCCGCAGTTCTGGGATTTACCTCCTGTAAGAACGGAAGCATTTTTAAAAAGAAACCCGAAAAATCAGACGTAACCGGCTGGAATTACAATGATAAGAACCAGGGAGGGTATTACGTTTTTAAAGCAAAAGACGTAAAAACCGGACCCGGTCTTGTGTTTGTACAGGGTGGTACATTTACAATGGGTGCCAGCCAGGAAGACGTGATGGGCGATTGGAACAATGTTCCCCGTCGTGTAACAGTTAACTCCTTTTTTATAGATAAAACTGAAGTTGCCAATGTTCACTACCGTGAATACCTGCATTGGCTAAACAATGTATTTTCTGATCCGCAATATGAAGGTGTATTGAGAGCAGCTTACCCGGATACATTGGTGTGGCGCAGTGAGCTGGCATATAACGAGCCTTATGTAGAGTTTTATTTTCGTCACCCATCGTACAACTATTACCCTGTAGTAGGTGTAACCTGGAAACAGGCACATGATTTTTGTATCTGGCGTACAGATAGGGTGAATGAGAATGAATTGGTAAATTCTGGCTACCAGAATAAAAATGTGATTAAACAGGAAATGAACGGTGGTGGCCAGGATAACTTTAACACCAAGTCTTACTTATTGGGTGAATATGAAGGTATACCGGGTAAGCCAAAGAAAAACCCTTTGTTGGATGCACAGGGAAGGCCTCGTACCAAGGTGCAGTTTGAAGATGGGATCATGTTTCCTGACTACAGGCTTCCCACAGAAGCAGAATGGGAATACGCTGCTCTCGGTATAATAAATGAAAATCCCAAACCACGCAAATCTGAAAAGAAAAGAGGCGAGGAGTTGGTTGCCAACAGGCAGATCTATGCATGGAAGAATGAAGGTTATGATAACCTGCGCTATACCAAACGTGGGTCCTGGCAGGGTGCTTTCCTTGCAAACTTTAAGAGAGGAAATGGTGACTACATGGGTACGCCGGGTGGTTTGAACGACCGTTCCGCAATCCCAGCCCCTGTATCGTCTTTCTTCCCGAACGGTTTTGGATTGTATAATATGAGTGGTAACGTAAGCGAGTGGGTGGCGGATGTATACAGACCTCAAACCGGCCAGGAAGCCGACGACATGAACCCATTTCGTGGTAACGTATTTACAAAAGTTGATATGAGTGGTGGTGAGGGTAACCTGAGAGATAGTCTTGGCCGTATAAAATATGTTGCTGAAGATGATTCTACACTTGCACAGCGCCGCAATTATCAACATTCCTACGCAGTTAACTACCTCGATGGTGATTCTTTGAGCAAAGTTTACTATGGCTATGGTGTAACTACATTGGTAAGTGATAAATCAAGGGTAATAAAGGGAGGCAGCTGGTTAGACATGCCTTATTGGCTAAGCCCTGGCACAAGACGCTTTGTTGAAGAAGATCAAAGCAGCAGTGGTTTAGGTTTCCGTTGTGCGATGAGCCATTTCGGACCAACTGAAGGTACTTCTTCCAAGTTGGAGAATGGAAACTTCTTCCCCAAGAAAAGACAAAAACGATAA
- the porV gene encoding type IX secretion system outer membrane channel protein PorV, with protein sequence MKRIQLKSTALSVVLSFGLAQILSAQSTINVTTTAVPFLRISPDARAGGMGDVGIATAPDANAVFWNRAKLPFANNPAGISATYTPWLKDIAQDVYLTTLGGYYNLDEESSLSAGLRYFSLGNIQFTDYYGNLTSTGRPREFSFDLGYSRKISDQLGVGVALRYINSALARGAVSSTGVTYKAGNAMAADLSLYGNGLDENGQGFTYGLAISNLGTKIGYTDDARGKDFIPANLGIGIAYTWAMEDLHKFTLGLDVNHLLVPAPPGNTEDPVQDSLELDKYRNSSVAASWFQSFDNKANTAAVGAEYTYNDQFSLRAGYYLQPKSQGGQSYFTAGVGLKYNIFGFNFSYLAPSGQGVTRNALSNTIRFSVLFNLGEPAE encoded by the coding sequence ATGAAGCGGATTCAACTAAAATCAACTGCTTTATCTGTCGTATTAAGTTTTGGTTTAGCTCAAATACTATCAGCCCAGTCTACCATTAACGTAACTACTACTGCAGTGCCCTTTCTAAGAATTTCACCAGATGCCAGAGCCGGCGGTATGGGCGATGTAGGTATTGCTACTGCCCCCGATGCAAATGCGGTGTTCTGGAACAGGGCAAAACTACCTTTTGCAAACAATCCTGCAGGAATATCGGCTACCTATACTCCCTGGTTAAAAGACATCGCACAGGATGTTTACCTTACAACGCTGGGTGGTTATTACAACCTTGATGAAGAGTCTTCACTTTCTGCTGGTTTGCGTTATTTCAGCCTTGGCAATATTCAGTTTACAGATTATTATGGCAACCTAACTTCTACCGGCAGACCAAGGGAATTCTCTTTTGATCTCGGCTATTCCAGGAAGATTTCTGACCAGTTGGGCGTAGGTGTAGCATTACGGTATATCAATTCTGCATTGGCAAGAGGCGCCGTATCATCTACCGGTGTTACGTACAAAGCAGGTAATGCAATGGCTGCTGATCTTTCTTTATATGGAAATGGTCTTGATGAAAACGGCCAAGGTTTTACTTATGGCTTAGCTATCAGTAACCTCGGTACCAAAATAGGCTATACAGATGATGCAAGGGGCAAAGACTTTATTCCGGCCAACCTGGGTATTGGTATTGCATATACCTGGGCCATGGAAGACCTGCACAAATTTACGCTCGGGTTAGATGTTAATCACCTGCTGGTGCCCGCGCCTCCGGGCAATACAGAAGATCCGGTTCAGGATTCTTTAGAGCTGGATAAATACCGCAATTCCAGTGTTGCCGCAAGCTGGTTCCAGTCATTTGACAATAAAGCAAACACCGCTGCAGTTGGCGCAGAATATACTTACAATGACCAGTTCTCATTAAGAGCAGGATATTACCTGCAGCCTAAGAGCCAGGGTGGTCAAAGTTATTTTACAGCCGGCGTAGGTTTAAAGTACAATATTTTTGGCTTTAACTTTTCTTACCTCGCGCCTTCAGGGCAGGGTGTTACAAGAAATGCATTGTCAAATACCATCCGCTTCAGCGTGTTATTCAACCTTGGCGAACCCGCAGAATAA
- the ispF gene encoding 2-C-methyl-D-erythritol 2,4-cyclodiphosphate synthase: MGLRIGMGVDFHQLVEGRDLWLGGVKIPHVKGALGHSDADVLLHAICDALLGAACLGDIGVHFPDTDNSFKNIDSKILLAKSAALIHAEGYSIVNIDTALCLQAPKIKPYIPHMQQTIAGILGLTVKDVSIKATTTERMGFVGREEGLMAYATVLLQSV, encoded by the coding sequence ATGGGTTTAAGAATCGGAATGGGTGTAGATTTTCACCAGTTGGTAGAAGGCCGGGACCTTTGGCTGGGTGGCGTAAAAATACCCCACGTAAAAGGGGCATTGGGGCATAGTGATGCCGATGTATTGCTGCATGCCATTTGCGATGCTTTGCTTGGCGCTGCATGCCTTGGGGATATTGGTGTACATTTTCCCGATACAGACAACAGCTTTAAAAACATTGACAGTAAAATTTTGCTTGCCAAATCTGCAGCGCTTATACATGCAGAAGGATACAGCATTGTAAACATAGACACGGCTCTGTGCCTGCAGGCCCCAAAGATAAAGCCGTATATACCGCACATGCAGCAAACAATAGCAGGCATATTGGGTTTAACCGTTAAAGATGTATCTATAAAGGCTACCACTACCGAGCGCATGGGTTTTGTGGGCCGGGAAGAAGGTTTGATGGCTTATGCTACCGTATTGTTGCAATCGGTGTAA
- the dut gene encoding dUTP diphosphatase, translating to MEKINVRIINQSSNPLPAYATGGSSGMDLRADLSEPVTLQSLERIAIPTGIFIELPHGYEAQVRPRSGMALKQGITCLNTPGTIDADYRGEIKVILINLSSEEQMIQHGDRIAQMVIQKIIAADWIETTTINETARGSGGFGHTGKS from the coding sequence GTGGAAAAAATTAATGTAAGAATCATTAACCAATCGTCTAATCCACTGCCTGCATACGCTACAGGCGGTTCTTCAGGTATGGATCTGCGCGCTGATCTTTCTGAGCCCGTAACATTGCAGTCACTGGAAAGAATAGCTATACCAACTGGTATATTTATTGAGTTGCCACATGGCTACGAAGCGCAGGTAAGACCCCGGAGTGGTATGGCACTAAAGCAAGGCATTACCTGCTTAAATACACCAGGTACAATAGACGCTGACTACAGGGGAGAGATAAAAGTGATCCTGATCAACCTGTCTAGCGAAGAACAAATGATACAGCATGGAGACAGGATTGCACAAATGGTCATTCAAAAAATTATTGCAGCAGACTGGATCGAAACAACCACCATCAACGAAACAGCCAGGGGAAGTGGTGGTTTTGGACACACCGGTAAATCTTAA
- a CDS encoding DUF4292 domain-containing protein, translating to MKKILLGSVLFAVLFACRPAKKVQRIEQSISKKDTVATVIVKPSVDSFSIVKHIVDSLNQRRIDFNTFSAKIKVDYQGKDGGDQATAYVRIQKDSVIWLSLTGALGIEGYRLLVTKDSLKLMNKLQKNVQYRSVAYLKEITEIPFDFYSLQDVIVGNPVFIDSNIVSYKNKQDELLVLMIGNVFKHLLTLENGDFRIKHSKLDDVNPIRNRTCDITYDDYENAGDFYFSTKRRISVAEKSKLDINIEFKQYSFNKPQDYPFNIPKNYKRG from the coding sequence ATGAAAAAAATATTGTTAGGGAGTGTTTTGTTTGCAGTGTTATTTGCTTGTCGCCCGGCGAAGAAAGTACAGCGCATAGAACAGTCAATATCAAAAAAAGATACGGTTGCTACCGTTATTGTAAAACCGTCGGTAGATTCTTTTTCAATAGTAAAGCATATTGTTGACAGTCTTAACCAGCGCCGCATTGATTTCAATACCTTCTCGGCTAAAATAAAAGTAGACTACCAGGGAAAAGACGGCGGCGACCAGGCGACTGCTTATGTACGTATTCAGAAAGACAGCGTTATCTGGTTGTCTCTTACAGGCGCACTAGGTATAGAAGGTTACCGGCTGCTGGTAACCAAAGACAGCCTGAAACTGATGAACAAACTACAGAAAAATGTGCAATACAGAAGTGTGGCATACCTGAAAGAAATTACGGAGATACCATTCGACTTTTATTCTTTGCAGGATGTAATTGTTGGCAACCCGGTTTTTATAGACAGCAACATTGTCTCCTACAAAAACAAGCAGGATGAACTGCTGGTATTAATGATCGGGAACGTGTTTAAACACCTGCTAACGCTGGAAAACGGAGACTTTAGAATAAAGCACAGTAAACTCGATGACGTTAACCCCATCCGCAACCGCACCTGCGATATTACATACGATGATTATGAAAATGCCGGTGACTTTTACTTTTCTACCAAAAGACGAATAAGCGTTGCAGAAAAATCGAAGCTTGATATAAACATAGAGTTTAAGCAATACAGTTTTAACAAACCACAGGATTATCCTTTCAATATTCCTAAAAATTATAAACGCGGGTAA
- a CDS encoding murein hydrolase activator EnvC family protein: MIRKLCIALLSSLLAFAAVAQESKEDIQKKQQQLMQEIASLNKTLGDIKKNKKQSLAQYNAVQRKIQARQELINNINKDLKRLTDNIYLNQVEIYRLNKELDTLKGQYAKSLVFAYKNRSSYEYLNFLFSAASFNDAIKRVTYLKSYRQYRETQVDAIKQTQSVLDRQTKVLTSNRLEKNNTLKEQGKQLTVLESDKKEKDEVLKNLKGQEKDIAAQLKTKEKTRQELNRALQTIIKREIALAKKKEEEERKKRLAQQQAANNAANNGTAKENGNKDAEVKSSIKSGDPVAGMTTTKSDRTYSPFESTTEEANISINFENNRGRLPWPADQGFVSTHFGPYIVPGTKLKGDMPGVEITLPVGSNIKNVADGEVSAVFDIGNGQAVVIRHGKYFTTYTNIAGVTVAKGQAVKPGKVLGKAVAGMSGDGQIIFMVTNEKGVNMDPERWLKPR; this comes from the coding sequence ATGATAAGAAAACTTTGCATAGCCCTTTTATCATCACTACTCGCTTTTGCTGCCGTAGCCCAGGAATCGAAAGAAGACATACAGAAAAAACAGCAACAGTTAATGCAGGAGATTGCTTCCCTGAACAAAACGCTTGGAGACATTAAAAAGAATAAAAAGCAATCGCTGGCACAATACAATGCAGTACAAAGAAAAATCCAGGCACGCCAGGAGCTTATCAATAACATCAACAAAGATCTGAAGCGTTTAACAGACAATATATACTTAAACCAGGTAGAGATTTACCGCCTCAATAAAGAACTGGATACACTTAAAGGTCAGTATGCAAAAAGCCTGGTATTTGCTTATAAAAACAGGAGCAGCTACGAATACCTGAATTTCCTTTTTTCGGCAGCTTCCTTCAACGACGCCATCAAAAGAGTTACCTATCTCAAAAGCTACCGCCAATATAGAGAAACACAGGTAGATGCCATCAAACAAACACAGTCGGTGCTGGACAGGCAAACAAAAGTACTTACCAGTAACAGGCTGGAGAAAAACAATACTTTAAAAGAACAGGGCAAACAATTAACAGTGCTCGAGTCTGATAAAAAAGAGAAAGATGAAGTATTGAAAAATTTAAAAGGGCAGGAAAAAGATATAGCCGCACAGCTAAAGACAAAAGAAAAAACAAGACAGGAATTAAACAGGGCCCTGCAAACCATCATTAAGCGTGAAATTGCCCTTGCAAAAAAGAAAGAAGAAGAAGAACGAAAGAAAAGGCTTGCCCAGCAGCAGGCAGCAAACAATGCCGCAAACAACGGTACTGCTAAAGAAAATGGCAATAAAGATGCTGAAGTAAAATCCAGCATCAAAAGCGGAGATCCTGTTGCAGGAATGACCACCACAAAATCTGATCGTACCTATAGCCCGTTCGAGTCAACTACAGAAGAAGCAAACATATCAATCAATTTCGAAAACAACAGGGGTCGTTTGCCCTGGCCCGCCGACCAGGGTTTTGTATCAACACATTTTGGGCCTTACATTGTTCCCGGTACCAAGCTTAAAGGAGATATGCCAGGTGTAGAAATAACGCTGCCCGTAGGCTCAAACATCAAAAACGTGGCAGATGGTGAGGTATCAGCCGTTTTTGATATCGGTAACGGGCAGGCCGTTGTAATAAGACATGGAAAATATTTTACTACCTACACAAATATTGCCGGTGTTACCGTAGCCAAAGGGCAGGCAGTTAAACCGGGCAAGGTACTGGGAAAGGCAGTTGCAGGCATGAGTGGAGATGGGCAGATCATCTTTATGGTTACCAATGAAAAAGGCGTTAACATGGATCCTGAAAGATGGTTAAAGCCCCGCTAA
- a CDS encoding DUF1360 domain-containing protein, translating to MNIAYLILSVFAVWRITHMLGKEDGPFDIIFLMRKKAGAGFFGSLLDCFYCLSIWIALPFGIWLGLSWQEKILCWLALSGAACLLEQATTKSNEPPRADYFEE from the coding sequence ATGAACATTGCATATCTTATACTTTCCGTTTTTGCAGTCTGGCGTATCACGCATATGCTCGGCAAAGAAGATGGTCCGTTTGATATCATTTTTCTCATGCGTAAAAAAGCAGGAGCAGGCTTCTTCGGAAGCCTGCTCGACTGCTTTTATTGTTTAAGCATATGGATCGCTTTGCCTTTTGGTATATGGCTCGGTTTATCCTGGCAGGAAAAAATACTGTGCTGGCTTGCTCTTTCGGGCGCTGCATGCTTACTGGAGCAGGCAACCACTAAAAGCAATGAGCCGCCCAGGGCAGATTACTTTGAAGAATAG
- a CDS encoding VOC family protein has translation MKKMLMCTSLMLLNLCVKSQTPQVKMNAGIVTAKLAETKKFYQSVLGFGVTFENDFYLLMHTPGHTAEISFLLPDHPSQQPIFKKPFDGKGLYLTIETPDADAEFERIKKLGVKVEVPIRDEPWGDRHFAFYDPNGIGIDVVQYKRPQ, from the coding sequence ATGAAAAAGATGTTGATGTGTACTTCACTGATGCTATTAAATCTTTGTGTAAAATCACAAACACCACAGGTAAAAATGAACGCAGGAATAGTAACGGCCAAACTTGCTGAAACAAAAAAATTTTACCAGTCGGTACTTGGTTTTGGCGTAACATTCGAAAATGACTTTTACCTGCTTATGCATACGCCGGGGCATACGGCCGAGATCAGTTTTTTATTACCCGATCATCCGTCTCAGCAACCCATTTTTAAAAAACCTTTTGATGGAAAAGGTTTATACCTTACCATTGAAACCCCTGATGCAGATGCTGAGTTTGAGCGCATTAAAAAACTTGGCGTAAAGGTAGAAGTGCCCATAAGAGATGAGCCCTGGGGCGACAGGCATTTTGCTTTTTATGATCCTAATGGTATTGGTATAGATGTGGTACAATACAAAAGACCTCAATAA
- a CDS encoding GyrI-like domain-containing protein, with amino-acid sequence MQVKTFPPMKVMFFTTKTTLEELEQYVYQVAEKLYADICRLQLIPAGPQFWTYIGMDGNPATTFTLEIAVPVSKKPRLQPVFQFKEVPAFTCATAVHYGSWDELGKTYAAIMPSLLQQQQLTGFTREIYLNIDFDNPANNITEIQIGIN; translated from the coding sequence ATGCAGGTAAAAACATTTCCACCAATGAAAGTAATGTTCTTCACCACAAAAACCACGCTGGAAGAACTGGAACAGTATGTTTATCAGGTTGCCGAAAAGTTATATGCAGATATATGCAGGCTGCAACTTATACCAGCCGGGCCACAGTTCTGGACGTATATTGGAATGGATGGCAACCCGGCTACAACGTTTACACTCGAAATTGCGGTGCCTGTAAGTAAAAAACCACGGCTGCAACCTGTATTTCAGTTTAAAGAAGTGCCTGCTTTTACATGCGCCACTGCTGTGCATTATGGCTCGTGGGATGAATTGGGTAAAACCTATGCAGCTATAATGCCTTCATTATTGCAGCAACAACAGCTAACCGGCTTTACAAGAGAAATTTATTTGAATATAGATTTTGATAATCCCGCAAATAATATTACAGAAATCCAAATAGGCATTAATTAA
- a CDS encoding methylmalonyl-CoA mutase family protein — protein MSYTPQHKIRIVTAASLFDGHDAAINIMRRIMQSKGAEIIHLGHNRSVAEIVECAIEEDAQGIAITSYQGGHVEFFKYMKDLLDENGCGHIKIFGGGGGTILPNEIQELHKYGITKIYSPDDGRQMGLEGMIEHLLSSCDFEVNGNPNNFNTAMNLGEWKDVRKIARKISNAENNKANDSIIVTHITPVLGITGTGGAGKSSVTDEIVRRFLHTFPDKTIAVISVDPSKKKTGGALLGDRIRMNAIHHPRAYMRSLATRESDRALSGHVQEAIDVCKEAGFDFIILESAGVGQSDASILDYCDVSLYVMTPEYGAASQLEKINMLDYADVIAINKFDKAGALDALADVRKQYKRNHGLWSAKDEALPVIGTIASQFNDAGINELFEKIIHAVAAKTKTTFGDVTHFTHKDTVSKSLIIPPARVRYLSEITAAVKSYNDSVKEQSAIASALYKIDGTITAADEANMAAARSALDELYNSYAVKLLPENKKLVDNWSSLQEIYSKDNFEYKVRDKIIQQPLTGTSLSGLKIRKVILPKYKDWGDILTWQLQENIPGEFPYTAGVFPLKREGEDPTRMFAGEGGPERTNKRFHYVSQGQPAKRLSTAFDSVTLYGEDPAYRPDIYGKVGNSGVSIANVDDAKKLYSGFDLCDPRTSVSMTINGPAPMLLAFFMNAAIDQQCEKWIEANDKWSMVDEAFEKKYRHLPRPVYYNPSSPERLPEGNNGLGLKLLGLSGDEVLPQDVYNTIKANALAQVRGTVQADILKEDQAQNTCIFSTEFALKLMGDVQQYFIEKNVRNFYSVSISGYHIAEAGANPVTQLAFTLANGFTYVEYYLSRGMHIDDFAPNLSFFFSNGMDPEYSVIGRVARRIWAKAMKYKYKANKRSQMLKYHIQTSGRSLHAQEIDFNDIRTTLQALYAIYDNCNSLHTNAYDEAITTPTEESVRRAMAIQLIINRELGTAKNENPNQGAFLIEELTDLVEEAVMKEFDRITERGGVLGAMERMYQRNKIQEESLHYEHMKHTGELPLVGVNTFLNKKGSPTIIPSEVIRSTREEKEQQIQNLQAFWKRNEDKSADALKRLKEVAVNNGNMFEELMETVKYCSLGQVTNALYEVGGQYRRNM, from the coding sequence ATGTCTTATACACCTCAGCATAAAATCAGGATTGTTACAGCCGCTTCTTTGTTTGACGGGCATGATGCTGCCATTAATATTATGCGCCGCATTATGCAAAGCAAAGGCGCCGAGATCATTCACCTCGGGCATAACAGGTCTGTTGCGGAAATTGTGGAATGTGCTATAGAAGAAGATGCGCAAGGCATAGCCATTACCAGCTACCAGGGCGGGCATGTGGAATTTTTTAAGTATATGAAAGACCTGCTGGATGAAAATGGTTGCGGGCATATAAAAATATTTGGTGGTGGCGGCGGTACAATTTTACCAAATGAAATACAGGAGTTGCATAAATATGGAATCACCAAAATCTATTCTCCGGATGATGGCAGGCAAATGGGTTTGGAGGGAATGATAGAACACCTACTTTCTTCCTGTGATTTTGAGGTAAACGGCAATCCCAACAATTTTAACACTGCCATGAATTTAGGAGAATGGAAAGATGTAAGAAAGATTGCACGAAAGATATCGAACGCTGAAAACAACAAGGCAAACGATTCCATTATTGTTACACACATAACGCCTGTTTTGGGCATTACCGGTACCGGTGGTGCAGGAAAAAGCAGCGTGACCGATGAAATTGTGCGCCGGTTTCTCCATACGTTTCCGGATAAAACAATTGCGGTAATTTCGGTTGATCCATCAAAGAAAAAAACGGGCGGTGCATTATTGGGAGACAGGATAAGAATGAACGCTATCCATCACCCACGTGCATATATGCGCAGCCTTGCTACAAGGGAAAGCGACCGCGCATTGAGCGGGCATGTACAGGAAGCTATTGATGTATGCAAAGAGGCCGGATTTGATTTTATTATACTTGAGAGTGCTGGTGTTGGCCAAAGCGATGCATCGATACTGGATTACTGTGATGTAAGCCTATATGTAATGACCCCTGAATATGGCGCTGCATCTCAGTTGGAAAAGATTAACATGCTGGATTATGCTGATGTGATTGCCATTAATAAATTTGATAAAGCAGGTGCATTGGATGCGTTGGCAGACGTTAGAAAACAATACAAACGCAATCATGGTTTATGGAGCGCGAAAGACGAAGCTTTACCGGTAATAGGAACCATTGCATCGCAATTTAATGATGCCGGCATTAACGAACTATTTGAAAAAATTATTCATGCAGTTGCGGCCAAAACCAAAACAACCTTCGGAGACGTTACGCATTTTACACACAAAGACACGGTAAGTAAATCATTGATTATTCCGCCTGCAAGGGTGCGCTACCTGAGTGAAATAACCGCTGCGGTAAAAAGCTACAACGACTCTGTAAAAGAGCAATCAGCAATTGCTTCTGCATTGTACAAAATAGACGGTACCATTACTGCCGCAGATGAGGCTAATATGGCTGCCGCCAGATCCGCATTAGACGAGTTGTATAACAGCTATGCTGTAAAGTTATTACCGGAAAATAAAAAACTGGTAGACAACTGGAGCAGCCTGCAGGAAATATACAGCAAAGACAATTTTGAATACAAGGTTCGTGATAAAATAATTCAACAGCCGCTGACCGGCACATCATTAAGCGGACTGAAAATCCGGAAAGTGATATTACCAAAATATAAAGACTGGGGCGACATACTTACATGGCAGCTACAGGAAAATATTCCCGGAGAATTTCCTTACACAGCCGGTGTGTTTCCGCTGAAGCGCGAAGGCGAAGACCCCACCCGTATGTTTGCCGGAGAAGGCGGCCCGGAGCGAACCAATAAACGTTTTCATTACGTATCGCAGGGGCAGCCTGCAAAACGTTTATCTACGGCGTTCGACAGCGTTACGTTATATGGCGAAGACCCCGCATACCGCCCCGATATTTATGGCAAAGTTGGTAACAGTGGTGTAAGTATTGCAAATGTTGACGATGCAAAAAAACTATACAGTGGTTTCGATCTTTGCGACCCCAGGACTTCTGTAAGCATGACCATTAACGGGCCGGCGCCTATGTTGCTGGCATTCTTTATGAATGCGGCCATTGACCAGCAGTGCGAGAAATGGATAGAAGCAAATGATAAATGGTCTATGGTTGATGAGGCATTTGAAAAGAAATACAGGCATTTGCCCAGGCCGGTTTATTACAACCCATCCTCGCCGGAAAGATTGCCCGAAGGCAATAACGGCCTTGGCTTAAAACTGCTTGGCCTTAGTGGCGATGAAGTTTTACCGCAGGATGTTTACAATACTATTAAAGCAAATGCACTTGCACAGGTACGCGGCACCGTACAGGCAGACATTTTAAAAGAAGACCAGGCGCAAAATACCTGCATATTCTCTACCGAATTTGCCCTTAAACTAATGGGCGATGTGCAACAATACTTCATCGAAAAAAATGTGCGCAATTTTTACAGTGTTAGTATCAGTGGTTACCACATTGCAGAAGCCGGTGCCAATCCTGTAACGCAGCTCGCCTTTACGCTGGCAAACGGATTTACCTACGTAGAGTATTACCTCAGCCGCGGAATGCATATTGATGATTTTGCGCCAAACCTGTCTTTCTTTTTCAGCAATGGCATGGACCCCGAATACAGTGTTATAGGGCGTGTAGCAAGGCGTATATGGGCAAAAGCAATGAAGTACAAATACAAGGCTAATAAGCGTAGCCAGATGTTGAAATACCACATTCAAACAAGCGGCAGAAGCTTGCATGCACAGGAAATAGATTTTAACGATATACGCACTACTTTACAGGCCCTGTATGCTATTTATGACAACTGCAATTCCCTGCACACAAATGCTTACGACGAGGCCATTACAACACCAACAGAAGAAAGTGTACGCCGTGCAATGGCAATACAATTAATCATAAACCGCGAGCTGGGTACAGCAAAAAATGAAAACCCTAACCAGGGCGCTTTCCTTATAGAAGAACTTACAGACCTTGTTGAAGAAGCCGTAATGAAAGAATTTGACCGCATTACCGAACGTGGTGGTGTACTGGGTGCCATGGAGCGTATGTACCAGCGTAATAAAATACAGGAAGAAAGCCTGCACTATGAACACATGAAACATACAGGAGAACTACCGCTGGTAGGTGTAAATACTTTCCTCAACAAAAAAGGCTCTCCTACCATTATTCCTTCTGAGGTAATACGCAGTACAAGAGAAGAAAAAGAACAGCAGATACAAAATTTGCAGGCATTCTGGAAACGCAATGAAGACAAAAGTGCAGATGCGCTGAAAAGGTTGAAAGAAGTGGCCGTTAATAACGGAAATATGTTTGAAGAACTGATGGAAACAGTAAAGTATTGCAGTCTTGGCCAGGTTACCAATGCACTGTATGAAGTGGGTGGTCAATACAGGAGAAATATGTAA